Proteins from a single region of Pseudarthrobacter sp. NIBRBAC000502772:
- a CDS encoding GPP34 family phosphoprotein, with the protein MDAEIPRAEELNIPQALLLLATNDKDGQPAVPHVVLKVALAGAILAELDLLGAIELQGKHVRATGATPQTDFQHQLELIRDTSRPHTPKRWVSMLESRAELHRVYEGMAALGIVDHVGERHLGLFRTTRYPEKNHAPEAALLKGVEAALRGGASDPRTTALTALLYSAELLGKIFPAADQGHARELANDYWPSRAVAGELRMIRLAEAEAAT; encoded by the coding sequence ATGGACGCTGAAATACCCAGGGCGGAAGAGCTGAACATTCCCCAGGCGTTGCTCCTGCTGGCGACCAACGACAAGGACGGCCAGCCCGCCGTTCCACATGTTGTGCTCAAGGTCGCTTTGGCCGGGGCGATACTGGCCGAGCTGGACCTGCTCGGCGCCATCGAGCTGCAGGGGAAGCATGTCAGGGCTACCGGCGCCACCCCGCAAACGGATTTCCAGCACCAGCTGGAACTCATCCGGGATACGTCGCGACCGCACACTCCCAAACGGTGGGTCTCGATGCTGGAGAGCCGCGCTGAGCTGCACCGTGTCTATGAGGGGATGGCGGCGCTGGGCATCGTGGACCACGTGGGCGAACGGCACCTTGGCCTGTTCAGGACCACGCGGTACCCGGAGAAGAACCACGCTCCTGAGGCAGCGCTGCTGAAAGGGGTCGAGGCCGCGCTCAGGGGTGGAGCCTCCGATCCGCGTACCACCGCACTGACCGCGCTGCTCTACTCGGCGGAGCTGCTCGGGAAAATCTTCCCGGCAGCGGATCAGGGCCATGCGAGGGAACTGGCGAATGACTATTGGCCGTCCCGCGCGGTGGCCGGCGAGCTCCGCATGATCAGGCTGGCGGAGGCGGAAGCCGCAACGTAG
- a CDS encoding MFS transporter, giving the protein MTEHEPAPAGVAAAAGPADADAIDTSLRTPAQRSRTFAGILVNTALANITTSYLWFALTFWVYLETRNVIATGVIGGAYMLLIALSSISFGTYVDRYRKLAVMRFAAGFTLVMFVLSGVMFLLTPAASMLDLTLPWFWVFAMIILIGAVVENMRNIALSTTVTILIEPDRRANANGMVGMVQGLAFIVTSVLSGLSVGLLGMGWTIVVALVLTALAFAHLLTLRMPEEVRVAATDAHGTFDLRGSLAAVLAIAGLFALILFSTFNNFIGGVYMALMDPYGLEMFPVELWGTVFAVGATGFILGGAVIGKFGLGANPLRTMLIAVVVMGVLGAVFTVREWAWLYIAGIWLYMVLIPFVEAAEQTVIQRVVPLPRQGRVFGFAMAFESAAAPITAFLIAPIAQVWIIPYARSTEGAAQLAPLLGEGVSRGIALVFLVAGIIMIAAALLAFLTPVYRRVSATYAQAAAEAPETAESPPPDK; this is encoded by the coding sequence ATGACCGAGCACGAACCGGCCCCGGCCGGCGTCGCAGCGGCTGCAGGCCCGGCCGATGCCGACGCCATCGATACGTCCTTACGCACTCCGGCGCAGCGGTCCCGCACGTTCGCGGGGATCCTGGTGAACACCGCCCTCGCCAACATCACCACGAGCTACCTGTGGTTCGCCCTGACGTTCTGGGTGTACCTGGAGACGCGGAACGTGATCGCCACCGGGGTGATCGGCGGCGCGTACATGCTATTGATCGCCCTTTCCAGCATCAGCTTCGGCACCTACGTGGACCGCTACCGGAAGCTGGCAGTGATGCGCTTCGCCGCCGGTTTCACGCTGGTGATGTTCGTGCTGTCCGGGGTGATGTTCCTACTAACACCGGCCGCCAGCATGCTGGACCTGACACTGCCGTGGTTCTGGGTCTTCGCCATGATCATCCTGATCGGTGCGGTGGTGGAAAACATGCGGAACATTGCCCTCTCCACCACGGTCACCATCCTTATCGAGCCTGACCGGCGGGCCAACGCCAACGGGATGGTGGGCATGGTGCAAGGGCTGGCATTCATCGTCACCTCCGTGCTCTCGGGGCTGTCGGTGGGATTGCTTGGCATGGGGTGGACGATCGTCGTCGCTTTGGTGCTGACGGCCCTGGCCTTCGCGCACTTACTCACGCTGCGCATGCCCGAGGAAGTGCGGGTGGCCGCCACGGACGCCCACGGCACGTTCGACCTGCGCGGATCCCTCGCCGCAGTGCTGGCGATTGCCGGGCTGTTCGCGCTGATCCTGTTCTCCACGTTCAACAACTTCATCGGCGGCGTCTACATGGCGCTGATGGATCCGTACGGCCTGGAGATGTTCCCGGTGGAACTGTGGGGAACCGTCTTCGCAGTCGGCGCCACCGGGTTCATCCTGGGTGGCGCGGTGATCGGCAAGTTCGGGCTCGGGGCCAACCCGTTGCGCACCATGCTCATCGCGGTGGTCGTCATGGGCGTCCTCGGTGCGGTGTTCACGGTGCGGGAGTGGGCGTGGCTCTACATCGCCGGCATCTGGCTGTACATGGTCCTGATCCCCTTCGTGGAGGCCGCCGAACAGACGGTCATCCAGCGGGTGGTGCCGTTGCCGCGGCAGGGCCGGGTGTTCGGATTCGCCATGGCATTCGAGTCCGCGGCAGCGCCGATCACCGCGTTCCTCATCGCGCCGATCGCCCAGGTCTGGATCATCCCGTACGCTCGGTCCACGGAGGGCGCTGCCCAGCTGGCTCCGCTGCTCGGCGAGGGCGTCTCCCGCGGCATCGCCCTGGTGTTCCTGGTGGCCGGCATCATCATGATCGCCGCCGCGTTGCTGGCCTTCCTGACCCCGGTCTACCGCCGGGTCTCGGCGACGTATGCGCAGGCAGCTGCCGAGGCGCCGGAGACGGCGGAATCGCCCCCTCCGGATAAGTAG